A genome region from Erigeron canadensis isolate Cc75 chromosome 3, C_canadensis_v1, whole genome shotgun sequence includes the following:
- the LOC122591724 gene encoding 17.8 kDa class I heat shock protein-like: MALSKTSHIITLFILASSIMIILPTKTEALIPYNRPLLDMMVTSELLDPFKILEQTPFNHLPNNKNLDPIINLARADWKETSDHHVITLDVPGMKREEIKIEVEESSRVLKVSGERKAEEDGEGDKWHRAERMTSGKFWRQFRLPANADLENIKASLEDGVLKIKVAKMSQEKKQAKVIDIMGKDGAAGGEDIKATKTAAAAA; this comes from the coding sequence ATGGCATTGTCAAAAACGTCTCACATAATCACTCTCTTCATATTGGCGTCGTCCATTATGATAATCTTGCCAACAAAAACAGAAGCTCTAATACCGTACAACAGGCCATTACTCGACATGATGGTCACATCAGAACTATTAGACCCATTTAAGATCCTCGAACAAACCCCATTTAATCATCTCCCTAATAATAAAAACCTCGACCCAATAATCAACTTGGCACGTGCCGACTGGAAGGAAACGTCAGACCATCACGTGATCACACTGGATGTACCAGGGATGAAAAGAGAAGAGATAAAGATCGAGGTGGAAGAGAGTAGTCGGGTTTTGAAAGTGAGTGGAGAAAGGAAGGCGGAGGAGGATGGTGAAGGGGATAAATGGCATAGGGCTGAGAGGATGACGAGTGGCAAGTTTTGGAGACAGTTTAGATTGCCGGCGAATGCTGACCTGGAAAATATTAAGGCGAGTCTTGAAGATGgggtgttgaaaattaaggtgGCGAAAATGAGTCAAGAAAAGAAACAGGCGAAAGTTATTGATATTATGGGGAAAGATGGTGCTGCGGGTGGTGAAGATATTAAAGCGACTAAGACTGCAGCTGCAGCTGCttga